The DNA window CGGTCAAAGCCGGAAATATCCGACGGAGAAATTCTTGTTAAAATGAAAGCATCCGGAATCTGCGGAACTGATGTGATGGAATGGTACAGAATAAAGAAAGCTCCGCGCGTCCTTGGCCATGAACTGGCAGGCGTTATTGTTGAATCGAAATCGGATAAATACGCTATTGGTCAGCGCGTTTTTGTAAGCCATCATGTTCCTTGCAATGTATGCAAATACTGCAGAGCAGGAAATCATACTGCGTGCGAAACCCTGCATAATGGCAATTATGAGCCCGGAGGGTTCAGCGAATTTGTAAGAGTTCCGAAAATAAATGTTCTTTTTGGCACATATCTTTTGCCGGAAAATGTCTCTTATGAAGAGGCGACAATGATGGAGCCTATTGCATGTGTTTTGCGCGCCCAGAGAATAATGAATGTTGCTAAAGGGCAAATAGTTATAGTTATGGGTTCCGGAGTTTCGGGGCTTTTGAATATACTCATCGCTAAATTAAGAGGCGCAAAAGTTGTTGCGACAGACATCAACGAATACCGGCTTAAAAAAGCAAAAGATTGCGGCGCGGATAGTGTATTAAACGCAGGCGAAGAAATAACTGTCAAAGCAGAGCATATTATAATGTGCACCGGAGCAATGCCTGCATTTGAAAAAGCATTCAAATGCGCGGATAAAAAAGGGACTATTATGCTTTTTGCCATCCCAAAAGAGAATATTTCTATTCCAAATGCCGAGTTTTGGAGAAATGAACTAACCTTGATTTCAAGCTATGGTGCTGCGCCGCGCGATTTGGAAGAATCTTTGGAATTGATTAAATCCGGAAAGATAGATGCCAAAAGCTTGATAACTGACAGGTTTTCATTAGATGATGTTCAAAAGGGATTTGAAACGGCAACAGCGGCAAAAGAATCGCTAAAGGTTGTG is part of the Nanoarchaeota archaeon genome and encodes:
- a CDS encoding alcohol dehydrogenase catalytic domain-containing protein; its protein translation is MKVAVYYKNNDVWIEERSKPEISDGEILVKMKASGICGTDVMEWYRIKKAPRVLGHELAGVIVESKSDKYAIGQRVFVSHHVPCNVCKYCRAGNHTACETLHNGNYEPGGFSEFVRVPKINVLFGTYLLPENVSYEEATMMEPIACVLRAQRIMNVAKGQIVIVMGSGVSGLLNILIAKLRGAKVVATDINEYRLKKAKDCGADSVLNAGEEITVKAEHIIMCTGAMPAFEKAFKCADKKGTIMLFAIPKENISIPNAEFWRNELTLISSYGAAPRDLEESLELIKSGKIDAKSLITDRFSLDDVQKGFETATAAKESLKVVIIPNA